From the Carya illinoinensis cultivar Pawnee chromosome 4, C.illinoinensisPawnee_v1, whole genome shotgun sequence genome, one window contains:
- the LOC122308530 gene encoding transcription factor bHLH155 isoform X5, whose translation MLEEGEIDIERETKMGGGVGDIGHTEFSQTLRSLCLETGWKYAVFWKLKHRARMVLTWEDAYYDFHEQHDSLENNCCSKTLDKLHDGHYSHDPLGLAVAKMSYHVYSLGEGIVGQVAVTGKHQWIFADKHLMSSRLLFEYCDGWQTQFSAGIRTIVVVAVVPHGVVQLGSLNKVTEDMKLVNHIRDVFLDLQGSSVMHVPSPILSSMKNLLHLQDMPGNSSASEVIPDCLRNFDKVVDKERADLRLPMFPYFGKGRGNSYSFPLHGFYQKQAIEVVNDHGRLELSTSEGDDSLQSKSNLIYLEYQKLVGGKTCGGDTSGCKDMVGSEPNVSSFSHSSAADSVNLYDAIPPADKNLLESAVCDSNKLDSKAFYENGLLQISEPSDMKFQKDLRKLNFQTELHHMDILDTSLNFPAGCELHEALGPAFLKKSNYFYLEVEKTENDVDIEMPERMSCSQLTSDSYPDHLLEAVVSNVCQSGSDVKSDKLFCKPVHSLSTTEVTPEPSSHTMHTTTSGGYLFEQSSLVGEDKLHCLSSMGVCGVISPTSFSSNCTSTCSEQLERSSEPAKNNKKRTRPGENSRPRPRDRQLIQDRIKELRELVPNGSKCSIDSLLERTIKHMIFLQSITKHADKLSKCANSKLHGKGTAGIVGSSGSELGSSWAVEVGGPLKVCSIVVENRNKNGQMLVEYHH comes from the exons ATGTTAGAAGAAGGTGAAATAGATATAGAGAGGGAGACAAAGATGGGAGGTGGCGTTGGTGATATTGGTCATACTGAGTTCTCGCAAACGCTGAGGAGCCTCTGTTTGGAGACAGGGTGGAAGTATGCAGTGTTTTGGAAGCTCAAGCATCGCGCTAGGAT GGTGCTGACATGGGAGGATGCATACTATGATTTCCATGAGCAGCATGATTCTTTGGAGAATAATTGCTGCAGTAAGACACTGGACAAATTGCATGATGGCCATTATTCGCATGATCCCCTAGGTTTAGCCGTGGCAAAGATGTCTTATCATGTATATTCTCTGGGAGAAGG GATTGTTGGACAGGTGGCTGTTACGGGAAAGCATCAGTGGATCTTTGCTGATAAGCATCTTATGAGTTCTCGTTTATTATTTGAG TACTGTGATGGGTGGCAAACTCAATTTTCAGCAGGGATCAGG ACTATTGTTGTTGTGGCTGTTGTTCCACATGGAGTTGTGCAGCTTGGCTCTTTGAATAAA GTCACTGAAGATATGAAGCTTGTGAATCATATTAGAGATGTATTTTTGGATCTTCAAGGTTCCTCTGTAATGCATGTACCTAGTCCAATACTAAGTAGTATGAAGAATTTACTACATCTG CAGGATATGCCAGGAAATAGTTCGGCTTCAGAGGTGATTCCTGACTGTCTACGCAATTTTGATAAAGTTGTGGACAAAGAAAGGGCAGATTTGCGGTTGCCCATGTTTCCATATTTTGGTAAGGGCAGAGGAAATTCTTATTCATTCCCACTACATGGTTTTTATCAGAAACAGGCTATTGAAGTGGTCAATGATCATGGGAGGCTTGAGTTATCCACATCAGAAGGTGATGACAGTCTCCAGTCAAAATCTAACCTTATCTATTTGGAGTATCAGAAACTAGTTGGTGGCAAGACATGTGGAGGGGACACTAGTGGCTGCAAGGATATGGTGGGTTCAGAACCCAATGTTAGTTCATTTTCACACAGTTCTGCTGCAGATAGTGTCAACTTATATGATGCTATACCTCCAGCTGACAAGAACCTCCTTGAATCTGCTGTTTGTGACAGTAATAAGTTGGATAGTAAAGCTTTTTACGAAAATGGTTTGTTACAGATATCTGAACCTTCAGACATGAAATTCCAAAAAGACTTGAGAAAATTGAACTTCCAAACCGAGTTGCATCACATGGACATATTGGACACATCTTTGAATTTTCCTGCTGGCTGTGAACTCCATGAAGCACTTGGACCAGCTTTTCTCAAAAagagtaattatttttatttggaagtGGAGAAGACTGAGAATGATGTAGATATTGAGATGCCAGAAAGGATGAGCTGTAGCCAATTGACATCCGACTCTTACCCTGATCATCTCTTAGAAGCAGTAGTATCCAATGTTTGCCAAAGTGGCAGTGATGTTAAAAGTGATAAACTATTCTGTAAGCCAGTGCATTCTCTATCCACAACTGAAGTGACTCCAGAGCCTTCTAGTCataccatgcatactactacttcaggAGGTTATCTGTTTGAACAGTCCTCTCTTGTAGGGGAGGACAAACTGCACTGCTTAAGCTCAATGGGGGTATGCGGTGTGATATCCCCGACAAGTTTTTCATCAAATTGTACAAGTACATGTAGTGAGCAGCTGGAGAGATCTTCTGAACCAGCTAAGAACAATAAAAAGAGAACCAGGCCTGGTGAAAATTCTAGGCCTAGGCCGAGGGACAGACAATTGATACAAGATCGTATAAAGGAGCTGCGGGAGCTGGTGCCCAACGGATCAAAG TGCAGTATTGATTCACTGCTGGAACGTACAATCAAACACATGATCTTTCTGCAAAGCATAACTAAGCACGCTGACAAGCTAAGCAAATGTGCCAATTCCAAG TTGCATGGCAAGGGAACAGCAGGCATTGTAGGATCATCTGGTTCTGAGCTAGGTTCAAGCTGGGCAGTGGAGGTGGGAGGTCCTTTGAAAGTTTGTTCGATAGTAGTAGAGAACCGTAACAAGAATGGTCAGATGCTTGTAGAG TATCACCACTAG